The segment CCTCTTTCCCTGTTAAACCGCTAAAGGCTTTAACCCTGGCAAATATCGAGACCCCCTGCATTTTTCGTGCTTCAGTTATAACATCCTGATCATCTATTGCCAACAGGATCACGGTACCTGCTTGAAGATATCCTCTTTTTCTTCCTATCAAAACCCTTGATTTTTTTTTAAGCTCAATATAGTTTTTATTAAAATCCTTTACTTGTCTCATCCCTAACACCGCATTGAGCAACCAAAAAACTGCTATTACCAGGCCCATTCTTACCACATCATTCACTTCAACGCCTCCTTGACCAACACATTTGTAAGCTCAAAATAATCTTTTGCATTTATGACTTTACCAAGCAGATCTTCATTTTGGCAAATTTTCAGTATCTCTTCGTATGTTTTTATCAAAACTTCCGGGCTTTCATCCATAATCTCCGGAATCAGCAACATGAATATTATCCTCACTGCACTATTTTCATAGTTTACTTCCTTTTCAGGAATTATTATTGAAATCATAAGCCTTTCTCCACCCTTGTTAATAGCATGGGGCATGGCTACTCCGTTTGCAAATGTAGTGGGGTATGTCGCCTCCCTATCCAAAACTCTGTCAAGATACCCCTCGTCAACTTCTCTTTGATTGAAAAGCTTTCCTATGATTTCTTTTAAAATATCGATGTAATCATCCAAATTTGTTTTAAAAAACAAATTTGGCTTTGTCGCCATATTCACAATGCTTACATTCGATCCGACTTCCCATGCAGCGTTCTTTCTCATTACAAAGCGGTTTTTTATTCTCTTTCGCAGCTCGTCTTCTTCGAAAAAAATGTCAAGCTGTATTATAGGCGTCGTTGTCTCAATTTTTAAGGGTATCGTCGTAAATATCATGTCATATGTCTCGAGCTCCTCTAAATCGATTTCATTTTCTGAAAAAGTGTTGATTATTTTATCGTTTCCAAGCAAGTTTCTGAGTTTTATGAACAACAGCTTCGCAGTCCCAAGACCTGTCGAGCAAATTAATGCAACTCTGTTGATGTCATCGTTTTCTGTGTTTATCTTCTCAACATATGATCCGAAATGAAGTGCAAGAAATGCTGTTTCTTCTTCCGTTACTTTTACAGAGTACGTCCTTTCAATCACCTTGGCTGCAACTTTTGCCATTTCATATGGAAAAGTATATTTTCTTTTTATGTCATATAGCATAGGGTTTTCAGTGTTGATATTAAAAACTAGTCTGTTCACGGCAAAGTTTATGTGGTATTCTAGTCCGGCCATTAGCTCTTTGTCATATTTAATTTGAATTCCCATGGTATTGCTTATTTCATCGAGAATTCTGGCAACCAAGTTTTTAATTGAGTTTGATATTTCAATATTGTTGCTGTCAATCTTTATCGAGGCATTCCTAGCAATCAGGGGTAAGGTCAAATAGTATTTTTCTGCTTCTTTCAAATTGATATCCAGCTTTTTGCCTATCAGTTTAAAAATTACTTCAGCTATTTTATATTCTTCTGTAGTTGATAGAACTTCATACTTTTTTTCAGAATTAACAACGTCAAATCCTTTTTTTATTCTATCTGCCAGTACCATAATGTATTTTCGAGTAAGCTTTGTGGTTTCATCCAAATGCATGATATTGCTTTCCTTAAAAACTTTGTCCACTTCCTTGAATACAATCTCCAACCCCGGCTCATCTTCTTTTATGATGTTATTCAAGCCAATCATATTGTAATAACCTCTGCTTAAAACTTCAATTATGAATTGTCTTTTTGCTATTTCAGAGCCTTCAAGCCAAACGCCTGTATTTGGTTTTCCTTTTATGTACATATTATAGGTTGTCAAAGCATTCCCTAGTTTTTTGATGTCGTTTACAAGAGTCGTTCTGCCTATGAACATGCTTTCTGACAATTCGTCCATGTTAATCGGATCCTTAGAGTATAACAATATTTTTGCAACATACTTGATCCTTTCTTCCGGCGTAATTATCATTTCCTGTTCAGTAAACTGCTCTTTCATTCTCTTCATAAGCTCATCATACTTTTCATGGTCATAAATACAAAGTTCTACCTCAGCTCCTTTCAAGCTAACTACTTGAGCTATAACGGAAGGCAACGCTTCATTAATGTTTTTGATGTAATTTCGTATTGTCCTAGTGCTTAAGTTCAACTCTTCCGCCAAATCTGAAATTCTGATATTGCCTCTGTTATAAATTTTTAGAATCAACCCTAAAACTCTTCCATCCGCTGGAAATCCCACTTTTTTACCCCCTTGAAATCCTGACCCTGAATCAAGTATACCTTTACAACTGCCATTTATTAATACCGGCTTTTTCCGGTATCAGTTGAAAATGTTGTACTAATGCAAGTGTGGACTATTCTATTTATAATGATATAATTAATCTGAAATCACCTTATAACTATTTTACCCTAAGTAACCTTGCTTGAAATCCTGACCAAGTAAAATACTTAGGAGGTCAATATGAACAACTGGTTAAATTTAGAAGGAAAAGTTGCACTTGTTACGGGAGGGGCTTCGGGAATAGGAAAGGAAATTGCCCTTAATCTCTCACAAAATGGAATGAAGGTTGCTGTTGGAGATTTAAGTTTTACAAATATTTCAGACGATGATTTTGATGGAGATTCTTTTCATTTGATAGAATGCGACGTCACAAATTTAGATAGTGTTAAGAACATGATCACACAAACAATCGAAAGATTTGGAAAAATAGATGTGCTCGTAAACAATGCGGGAATAAACATGCCTAGGCTTTTAGTAGATGTAAAGGGCGAACACCCTGAGTACGAACTTGATGAGCGTAGTTTTGACAAAATGTATCTAGTAAATCAAAAAGGGGCTTTCTTTTGTGGTCAAGCAGCAGCAAAGGAAATGCTAAAAAATAATAGCGGGGTTATAATCAATGTCACATCTGAATGCGGCTTGGAAGGATCGGAAGGGCAAAGTGCTTACGCCGCCACCAAGGCAGCTGTTTATTCCTTTACAAGATCATGGGCCAAAGAATTGGGACGCAGCGGCATAAGGGTTGTAGGTATAGCCCCGGGAATTATCGAAGCCACTGGACTTAGAACATTGGAATATGAAAAAGCTTTAGCTTACACTAGAAACATATCTGTAGAACAACTGCGAAGCGGATATGAATCGACTTCAACTACTCCTCTTGGACGCGCAGGCAAGCTTTCTGAGATTGCGGATGCTGTAGCATTTCTTTCATCGGATAGGGCAGGGTACATACACGGCGTGACATATAATGTAGCCGGAGGCAAAACTAGAGGTTAAATTACTTTAAGCGATCTGCTTTTCAGATCGCTTTTTTATTGCATCTCTCAAATTCTTGAACATATGTTCTTTATCCTCTTTTTCTTTTTACCACCAAATGATATACTTATCTCAATAAAACTTTTACTCAAGGAGCAGTTAAATGGAGCGAGTAATCTTTCTAGTTGATATGAATGCTTTTTACATAAGCTGTGAATCCACCAGAAATCCCAAACTAAAGGAAGGCCCTTCCGCCGTTGCAGGAGACCCTAAAAAAAGAACAGGAATAATCCTTGCTGCCAACTACAAGGCTCGTGCCTTTGGAGTAAAGACAGCTATGTCTGTATACGAAGCTTTAAGGCTATGCCCAAACCTCGTGCTTGTTCCTCCCGACCACTCTTTTTACTCTGAAAAATCTAAAGAAGTTATGAGGCTGCTTTCCTCTTACACTCCGGTAGTCGAAGAAAACAGCATAGACGAAGCTTGGCTGGATCTTACCGGATGCGAAAAGATTTTTGGAAAGCCTATGGACATCGCACAAGAAATCATGTGCAGGATTGAAGAAGAGCTTGATCTATGGTGCTCTATCGGGATATCAAACAATAAATTCCTCTCAAAAATGGCAGCTGAGATGAAAAAGCCCAAAGGAATAACCACCCTTTGGGAAAACGAGATAAAAGACAAGCTTTGGCCTCTGCCTATAGGAAAGATGTATGGCGTAGGACAAAAGACTGCGCAAAAGCTTAATGCCCTAGGCATCAAAACCATTAAGGATGCGGCTTTGGCAGACCCAATGCTTCTCATATCGAATTTTGGAAAATGGGGCGAATCCATCTACAAGCATGCAAATGGCATAGATAATTCTCCAGTTTCTCCTCACGCTCACGAAGACGTAAAAACAGTGGGAAACTCTGTTACATTGTCTAAAAACCTGACGGACTTTGACGAGGCTAGAAAGATAATGCTCCACCTGTCAGACAAAGTGGGCATAAGGGCTAGAAGGCTTAACAAACAAGGCAAAACCGTGCAGATCACCATCAAATATGCAGATTTCAAGACCATAACCAGACAGCTTACCCTGGCTGAAACTTCCTTAACCAAGGACATATATCAAGCAGCTATTCTTCTTCTCGAAAAACACTGGAAAGACAGGCGCCCAGTCAGGCTTCTAGGAGTAGCTCTTGGGGATTTCAAATTAAATGAAGTCTCCAAGCAGATTTCAATGTTTGAATGCATCACTGAAAAACCGGATCCTAAAAAAGACAAGGACTTAAAGCTGGAGGAGGCCGTCGATGCCTTAAGGAATAAATACGGCCTATCTTCATTAAAGCCTGCAGCGCTTATCAAAAAAGACCTGGATGAATGAGGTCACAAAAATATGAATTCAATTTTTATAGTGTTTTGCTATATTTTATGAAAAATTTTTCTTAATGAAATGATTGCTCTGTTTGAAAATTTATAAAGATGACTCTATTATTAATGATTATTTTTAATATCTTAAACTAAATAACATACTCATTTATTGTCATATAATGGAGTTAAATGGCAAAATATAGCAACACCGCATTGTAAAATAAATATAATGGTAGAAAAAAGAATTCGCCTACATGCTAATTCCTTATGTTTAGTCTATACCTAAAATATACTCTTCTAAAATTTTGTTTTATTAAATATTAAATTATATATTGACTTAACATCTACTTTTTAGTATTATTTTTACATGTAGTGCATTTCATTCTTGTTATTTATTTCAAAGAGTATTATGTACTCAATAAAATGTTAGATATATTTTCTATTTAGCGTCTATATATTTTCATTCATAAGCTACCACGAAAATTCAGATTTTCTACATGCGCTATTAATAACGTTAAATTTAATTTATCTGACACAAAAATAGGAGGTCGTTAAAAATATGAAAAAGTTAATATGTGCATTCTTGGTAATAGCAATATTTGTTTCTAGCAATTTCTCGTATGTTCTAGCTTCAAATTTAAGTCAAGAAACAAGTCCCCAATTATTAATTAATTCTGAAAAAACTACTAAAACTACTGAATCTACTGAAGTTTTTTGGGGGGATTATACTTTAGATGGAGTAGACTATAAAATCGAGATAATAACAGACTTGTCCACTAATGAACGTAAAACAACTGTCAGTGATAGCAAAAGTATATCTATCCATCATAGTAAAGACAACTTTATAACTTATAATAATGAAAAAATCTATTTTGAAGTAACAGAAAGTTCTATAAACGAGAATAACCTTTCAAACAATCTATTGTCACCATCCTATGCATCAACCTATATAAACTGGATGCCTATCAGAACAGACTGGTATACTTATAAAGCCAATCAATATATAGGCCAAAGCGCTATCTCTTTTTTATCATCCTTGATATTAACAAGGTTTGGTGGTCCTGCTGGAGTTGCACTCACAGTTGCCTTAACAGTCAAACAATATCATGAGCAAGTTTACGCACTACGCTATAAAAAAGACTGGAAGTTAAAGAAAACTTATTGTGGCGCACAAGGATATTATAATAAATATGCTTATAAGTACTGGCATTATACGATAACAGGTGTATATATACCCAATACATATAATCTAATAGAGCTTTACTAATTATGAAAGCAGGTATCAAAATGTTCGAAAAATTCACAAAATTTGAGTTGCTGTTAATCGGATTAATAATGGTTTTCCTTGCCTTCAACAAGAGCCTGTTGGCAGCCCAGCTGGTCTCTTTGTCATCCCTAGCCTTTTTTACAGGTTCTAATGCTTACCGTGCCAAGAAAAAAGGCGATTCCGGCAGATTTAAATTTATGGCTGGAATATCCTTGTCATTTGCATTGATGCTGGCAGTCGTAGCCATAGGATACCTTTAGTCTGAAAAAAACATATCTAAGTTATTTGCACAAATCCGTTGTCGATTGAAAACAGCGGACTTTTTGATTCTACCAAAATTAGCCCGGGTATGTTAGTATTGAATTTGAGATCATTATTCTAGGAGGAATCAAAATGAAAGATTTTTTTATAGAAAATAGAAAGACATTTCTTGAAGGTTTGCGGGACAACAGCTTGGTAGTGCTGTTTTCAGGAAAAGCTCCCCACCGGTCCAGAGATGCCTATTATAAATACGATGTGGACAAGAATTTTTACTACATGACCGGGCTTGAAAGAGAAAATCTGATATATATGGCTATAAAGTCGACTTCTGAAGCACAAGAGTATCTCTTTATCGAAAAGTCAGATCCCATCCTTGAAAAATGGGTGGGCAAAAAGCTCTCCCCAGAAGAAGCACAAGATGTTTCGGGAGTAAAGACTGTACTGTTCAAAGAGGAATTAAAACCAAAGCTAAATTCTATAGTGCAAAGTACGATGACAGCTCCCGGCAGGATATATTTAGACTTGTTCAGAAACTCTCCCGAGGACGCTTCTTCAACGGCAAATATCTTTGCCGCATATATAAAAGACAGCTACCCTCACATACAGATAAGAGATTGTTCAAAAAAAATCGCTGCCCAAAGGCTTATAAAATCCAATTGGGAAGTAGAAAACATCAAAAGAGCAATTTCTATCACAAAATCGGCTTACGAGCTGATGCTTCAAAAAGTACTTTCTTGCACCTACGAGTATCAGGTGGAAGCCTACCTTGATTTTTGTTTTAAGCTAAACGGAACTGACCATGCCTTTGAGACTATCGCTGCATCCGGCAAAAATGCTGCGGTTTTGCACTATGTCAAAAACAATTCTCCTCTTTCCAATGAAAATCTGATATTGCTTGATTTTGGGGCACGCTACAGAAATTATTGCGCCGATGTCAGCCGGACCTTCCCTGTAGGCGGAAGATTCTCTGATAGGCAGAAGAAAATCTATTCTGTGGTGCTCGATACATTAAAAGAGACAACAAAGATGATGAAACCGGATGTTTCCATGAAGGAAGTCAACGACTTTGCTAGGGGCATGCTTGCAAAAGGGGCTTTGGAAATCGGATTGATAAAGGAAGAAGCCGAAATATCCAACTACTACTATCATGGAATAGGTCATCCCCTAGGGCTTGACACCCACGACGTTGGCGACCGGGACATTATCTTAAAGCCGGGGATGGTATTTACCTGCGAGCCTGGGCTATATATCGAATCAGAAGGGATCGGGGTTAGGATAGAAGATGATATTCTTATAACAAAAGATGGAAACGAAAACCTCACTAAGGATCTTATCAAGGAAATCGATGAGATCGAAGAATTGATGAACGAATCTTTAGAATATTAATGGCGGCTATATAGCCGCCATTAATATTTGATCAGTCGTTTATTACCTCTACGTCCCTGTTGTCTCTAAATATCTGCACAAAGGTCTTTCCGGGTTTAAACGGGATTTCTTCTCCGGCTTCATCATAGTATATAGTCAGGGAATCTGCATCTGTTCTCTCCCAGGTTCCAGTTCTAATCTTTCCTTCAGTAAAGTAAAGGGCTTCTCCTGATCCTACCAAGTCTATATTGGTGTATACAGTTCCTTCTACCCTGAAGTGATTGGCCTTTTGAATGATAACATTATCAACAGAAACCTGCTGTCCATTCTCAATATCCATCATGGGGTTTCCGTTTATGAATCTGTTGTATTTTTTTGTTTCGTCCTCATATTCATATGACACCCTGTTGTCGCTTCTATAGGTGAGCCTTATTTTTCTCGCTTCCTCCCCCTGTATTTCGATGTCTTTATCAAAATATAAGGTCCTAAGCCTATCCGGCTTGTAGCTGTCATCTTCAAATCCAGACAAGCGAATGTAGGCATTGTGGGGTGCTTTCCTATCGCTAGTCCTAAAGAAGGCCCTGCTGTTTTTTGTTCCATCCAGCTTTGGAGCCTCTATTCCAAGCTCGGTCATCAAATCGTAAATATTCTGGCCGGGATTGTATGTGGATCCTCCGAAGAACCCATAAAGAAAATCCCACTCGCTCCATAGATAAATCTGTTGTTTTCTGGCACTTCTCACAGGTCCTACCTTGTCGGGGTACTCGCTATGAAAAAACGCCGTTAGCCTGGTTATGGTGGACTCAACTTCTATTTCATAAATGAGATCTGCGCTGCTTATCCCGCTATGGGGCCTCGCTGCCGGGGTATTGGCAATCTGAACCATAATAGGCCAGCTATCCTTATCAGTTTCAAGGCCTGTGACAGGGGATATGCCCTCAGTTATTTCGTCGTACCTTGCCAAGTATTCAGGTTCAACAACTGGGTCTGGCTGTGGTTCCGGTTGATCATTTCCATTTTCTTCATCGTTTCTAGAACATGCTGCTGCCGAAAAAACAAGCATTATGCATAAAGCAAACATAAATATTTTCTTCAATTCATATCACCTCTTAAACTAATTATCCACCTTTTGACTTTTAAAATCAATAAAAAAAGGGAGATAGCACCTCCCTGGTCACTCTGCTAAAGCTTTCTTCAATGTCTTGACGAACTCTTCGACCTTTAAAACATGAGTCCCGTCTTTTATTCCTTCTTCTATTTTTTTTATTATCGCGCTTCCAACTATTACACCTTCTGAATAACCTTTAAGCTGCTTTATAGCATCCGGGCTTGAAATTCCAAAGCCTATGGCTCTAGGAACGTCAGTATATCTTGCCACGGTGCCCAGAAACTCCTCTATGTTTTCAGAAAAGCTGCTCCTGGTCCCGGTAACGCCAAGGGAAGAAACACAATAGATAAATCCGCTAGAATCTTCTACTATGCTTTTAATCCTCTCATTTGAAGTAGGCGCCACAAGTGGTATAAGATCTACTCCTGTATCTATCAAAGCGCTTTTAAAATCAACCCTCTCCTCCAAGGGAAGATCTGCTATTATAAGGCCGTCCATGCCGGATTCCTTGCAGTTTTTTATGAACTTGTTGATTCCGTATCTGAGTATGGAATTATAGTATAGAAGAAAAGCCAAAGGAACTTCCGTGTTTTTTCTTATCCTCTTAACCATTTCAAAAACATCATCGATATTTATATCATTTTCAAGAGCCCTTTGTGCGGCCCTTTGAATGACAGGACCATCTGCCAATGGATCCGAGTAAGGAATTCCAAGTTCGATGATGTCCGCCCCTGCCTTTTCCAGAGAGTAAACCAGCTCTTCAGTATCTTCAACACTTGGATCCCCTGCAGTTATATAGGTGATTAACGCCTTTTGATCTTTTCCTTTGAGCTCTTCGAACTTTTTAGTTATTTTACTTTTCATCTTTTCTGCCTCCCAGAATTTCAGCTACTTGATACACATCCTTGTCACCCCTGCCTGAAAGGTTGACTATTATGATGTCATCCTTATTCGTCTTTGGAGCCATCCTTACAAGATGGGCTAGGGCATGGGAGCTTTCAAGAGCAGGTATTATGCCTTCCAGTCTGGACAACATCTGAAATGCATCCAATGCTTCATTATCAGTAACGGAAACATAGCTTACCCTGCCTGTATCGTGAAGATGGGCATGCTCAGGACCGATTCCAGGATAATCTAGCCCTGCTGAAACAGAATGAGCAGGAAGAATCTGACCATAATCATCCTGTAAAAGATAAGTCATCATTCCATGGATGATTCCCAGTGATCCTTTGGTGATCGATGCCGCATGCTTTTCGGTTTCCACGCCTTCACCTGCCGCTTCTACCCCAATTATGCTGACGTCTTTATCCTCTATGAAGGGATAGAAAAGCCCCATGGCATTGCTTCCTCCTCCAACGCAGGCGATCAGATAATCAGGAAGCCTTCCTTCCTTTTCCAGCACCTGTTCTCTTGCCTCATCACCGATGATTCTCTGAAAGTCCCTTACCATGGTAGGATAAGGATGGGGGCCAACTACAGAACCTATGACGTAATATGTATCCTCTACATTTGAAACCCAGTCTCTTATCGCTTCATTTGTCGCATCCTTCAAGGTTTGGGTCCCCGAGGTTACGGGCACCACCTTTGATCCTAAAAGCTCCATCTTAAAGACGTTTAACGCTTGTCGTTCAACATCTTCCTTTCCCATATACACTTCGCATTCAAGATCAAACATCGCGCATATCGTAGCTGTTGCCACCCCGTGCTGTCCCGCTCCCGTCTCTGCTATTATCCTTTTCTTTCCCATTCTCTTGGCCAGAAGTACTTGTCCTATGACGTTGTTTATCTTGTGGGCGCCTGTATGGTTTAAGTCTTCTCTCTTGAGATAAACCTTTCCTCCTCCAAGCTTTTCAGTCAGGTTCTCAGCAAAGTACAGGGGCGTAGGTCTTCCGGAGTACTCCTTAAGGTAATATTTGAACTCTTTTATGAAACCTTCGTCTTTTATCGCCTTTTCATATTCTCTTTCAAGCTCGATTAGAGCAGTCATAAGCGTTTCCGGAACATATTGTCCTCCGTATTTTCCAAACCTGCTCTTTAAAGCGTATTTATCATCCATGGTTTCTCACCTTTCCTATAAGCTCTCGTATTTTATTTTTATCCTTCACGCCATCTGTCTCTACTCCGCCGCTGACGTCGATCACGTCAACGTTGGAGATTCTGATGGCTTCCTCTATATTGTCTATATTTATTCCTCCGGCTAGTATCAGCTTCTTGTCCGTCTTGACTTTTCTTACGATATCCCAGTTAAACCTCATCCCTGTTCCTCCGTAAATGGCTTCGCTATAAGCATCAAGGAGATATCCGCTTACCGGATAACTTTCTATATATGCTATATCTTCGGCAGACTTCACGCGAAAGGCCTTCCATACTTTTGAGTCTACAAAACTTGCAAAGTCGGGCTTTTCATCTCCATGAAGCTGGACTATGTCAAGGCCGCACTCTTTTATTGCCCGGTTTATGATCTTTGGCTCTTCATTGACGAACACGCCTACTTTTTTAATTTCAGAAGAAAGCTCCTTGCAAAGCGCTGCTCCTGTTTGGATGCTCACCTGTCTTTTGCTATTTGCAAATACAAAACCCACGTAATCCGGCCTAAACTCATTGACATATGCAATATCTTCCATACGTTTCAGCCCGCATATCTTTATTTCTTTCATTCTATTCCTCTGATTTCTTTGACCTTCTCTTCAATGGAATCCGCCCTCATGAAGGTTTCACCAATAAGGACTCCATCGACCCCCAAGCCTTTTAGATAATCAAGATCTTCCTTTGTCTCTATTCCGCTTTCGCTTATCACTATCCTGTCTTTGGGTATCATTCCTATCAAGCGCTCGGTAGTCTTTATGTCTGTAACAAAGGTTTTTAAGTCCCTGTTGTTTATCCCGATTATCTCAGCATCCGTCCTAAGTGCCCTTTCAAGCTCTTCTGCATCGTGAACCTCAAGAAGCACTTCAATTCCAAGACTTTCTGCAGTGTTCATCAATAACACAAGCTCGTCATCCGTCAGCGAGGCAGCTATCAGAAGTATTGCATCTGCTCCCAGCGCCTTTGCCTCATATACTTGATATTCATCTATTATGAAGTCCTTCCTTAAAACAGGCTTATTAGTATTTTCCTTGACTAGAGGAATATACACTTTGTCTCCTAGAAAAAAGTCCGTCTCCGTTAAAACTGATATAGCCTGTACATCGCTTTTATCGTATGCGGCGGCAATATCCAAGGGATCAAAGTCTTTTTTTATTATCCCCCTGGACGGCGATGCCTGCTTGACTTCAGCTATTATGGAAATCTTTCCCCCGGTTTTTATTGCCTTTGAAAAGGCTTTCCTCTTGCCGGTATCCTCGATCATTTCCTTAAGCTGTTCAAGAGGCATCCTTTTCTTGTCTTCCGCTACTTGTTTTCTCTTATGATCGTTTATCCTGTCTAAAATCAATTTAATACATCCTTTCACGCCTATGAGGCGACTTGGTTTGATATTCTTTTAAATTCTTCCAGTTTATTAAGGCCCGCACCACTATCGATGATCTTCTGGGCTATATCGATGCCTTCAGAAATTGTTGCTGCAGCTCCACCCATATATATAGCCGCAGCGCTGTTTAGGATTACGATATCCCTTACGCTTATATCCTTTCCCTCTAGAACTTCCATAAGAGTACTCGCATTCTCCTCAGGCGTCCCTCCTTTTATGTCATCTATGCTTCCACGCATCATCCCAAAATCTTCTGGTTTTATGAAATACGTCGATATCTTTCCGTCCTTAAGCTCTGATACCTTGGTTTCATCGGACATGCTGATTTCATCCAGTCCGTCCATGCCGTGAATTACCAATGCCCTTTTAAGACCAAGCTCCTTGAGCACTTCGGCCATTGCTTCTGTAAGGCTTTCGTCAAAGACTCCAAGTATCTGATTTTTTACCATGCCCGGATTAGCAAGGGGGCCCAGTATGTTAAATATCGTCCTGATTCCAAGCTCTCTTCTTGCATTCATCACGTATTTCATTGCCGGGTGGTATCCCGGCGCAAACAAAAATGCAATCCCGGCTTCATCAAGACATTTTTTTGCCCGATCAGGACCAAGATCTATCTTAATTCCTAAATCGCTTAATATGTCGGCGCTTCCACACTTGCTGGATACGCTTCGATTCCCGTGCTTTACTACTGTAACTCCAGCTGCAGCGGCTATTATCGCCGAAACCGTCGAGACATTGAATGTGTGCTTTCCGTCCCCTCCGGTTCCGCAGGTATCTATGGCGTCTTCATCATCGACTTGTACTTTTGATGCCTTATCCCTCATAACGAATGCGCATCCTGCTATTTCTTCTTTGGTCTCTCCCTTAGCCCTAAGAGCTGTCAAAATCCCCGCTACCTGAACATCTGTCAAATTGCCGCTCATTATCTCTTCCATCAAAGACTGCATCTCGTTTTTGGTCAAATCTATTTTCTCAAGCAACTTTTCCATCATCTCTTTATACATTATATATCACTCCTACATTTTTAGAAAATTTTCCAGCATCTTTTTCCCATTCTGGGTCATTATCGACTCCGGATGAAACTGTACTCCGTATATCGGGTAATCTTTGTGACTAATGGCCATAATCTCGCCTTTGCGGGTTTTTGCTGTCACATTTAGACACCCTGGCAGGCTTTCTTCCTCTACAGTAAGGGAGTGGTACCGCATCACCGTGACGGGATTTTCAATCCCTTCGAAAATTTCCTTGCCGTCATGGTCTACTAGGGAAGTCTTTCCATGGAACATCTCATCGTTTTCTATGATCTT is part of the Alkalibacter saccharofermentans DSM 14828 genome and harbors:
- the trpA gene encoding tryptophan synthase subunit alpha — encoded protein: MKSKITKKFEELKGKDQKALITYITAGDPSVEDTEELVYSLEKAGADIIELGIPYSDPLADGPVIQRAAQRALENDINIDDVFEMVKRIRKNTEVPLAFLLYYNSILRYGINKFIKNCKESGMDGLIIADLPLEERVDFKSALIDTGVDLIPLVAPTSNERIKSIVEDSSGFIYCVSSLGVTGTRSSFSENIEEFLGTVARYTDVPRAIGFGISSPDAIKQLKGYSEGVIVGSAIIKKIEEGIKDGTHVLKVEEFVKTLKKALAE
- a CDS encoding anthranilate synthase component II; its protein translation is MIVIIDNYDSFTYNLYQYIGEIDPNIKVIRNDETTIEELLKLAPRHIVISPGPGYPKEAGISEEVIETFGKETPVLGVCLGHQAIAEVFGGKIIENDEMFHGKTSLVDHDGKEIFEGIENPVTVMRYHSLTVEEESLPGCLNVTAKTRKGEIMAISHKDYPIYGVQFHPESIMTQNGKKMLENFLKM
- a CDS encoding phosphoribosylanthranilate isomerase; translated protein: MKEIKICGLKRMEDIAYVNEFRPDYVGFVFANSKRQVSIQTGAALCKELSSEIKKVGVFVNEEPKIINRAIKECGLDIVQLHGDEKPDFASFVDSKVWKAFRVKSAEDIAYIESYPVSGYLLDAYSEAIYGGTGMRFNWDIVRKVKTDKKLILAGGINIDNIEEAIRISNVDVIDVSGGVETDGVKDKNKIRELIGKVRNHG
- the trpC gene encoding indole-3-glycerol phosphate synthase TrpC, with amino-acid sequence MILDRINDHKRKQVAEDKKRMPLEQLKEMIEDTGKRKAFSKAIKTGGKISIIAEVKQASPSRGIIKKDFDPLDIAAAYDKSDVQAISVLTETDFFLGDKVYIPLVKENTNKPVLRKDFIIDEYQVYEAKALGADAILLIAASLTDDELVLLMNTAESLGIEVLLEVHDAEELERALRTDAEIIGINNRDLKTFVTDIKTTERLIGMIPKDRIVISESGIETKEDLDYLKGLGVDGVLIGETFMRADSIEEKVKEIRGIE
- the trpD gene encoding anthranilate phosphoribosyltransferase; its protein translation is MYKEMMEKLLEKIDLTKNEMQSLMEEIMSGNLTDVQVAGILTALRAKGETKEEIAGCAFVMRDKASKVQVDDEDAIDTCGTGGDGKHTFNVSTVSAIIAAAAGVTVVKHGNRSVSSKCGSADILSDLGIKIDLGPDRAKKCLDEAGIAFLFAPGYHPAMKYVMNARRELGIRTIFNILGPLANPGMVKNQILGVFDESLTEAMAEVLKELGLKRALVIHGMDGLDEISMSDETKVSELKDGKISTYFIKPEDFGMMRGSIDDIKGGTPEENASTLMEVLEGKDISVRDIVILNSAAAIYMGGAAATISEGIDIAQKIIDSGAGLNKLEEFKRISNQVAS
- the trpB gene encoding tryptophan synthase subunit beta; amino-acid sequence: MDDKYALKSRFGKYGGQYVPETLMTALIELEREYEKAIKDEGFIKEFKYYLKEYSGRPTPLYFAENLTEKLGGGKVYLKREDLNHTGAHKINNVIGQVLLAKRMGKKRIIAETGAGQHGVATATICAMFDLECEVYMGKEDVERQALNVFKMELLGSKVVPVTSGTQTLKDATNEAIRDWVSNVEDTYYVIGSVVGPHPYPTMVRDFQRIIGDEAREQVLEKEGRLPDYLIACVGGGSNAMGLFYPFIEDKDVSIIGVEAAGEGVETEKHAASITKGSLGIIHGMMTYLLQDDYGQILPAHSVSAGLDYPGIGPEHAHLHDTGRVSYVSVTDNEALDAFQMLSRLEGIIPALESSHALAHLVRMAPKTNKDDIIIVNLSGRGDKDVYQVAEILGGRKDEK